GCAGGGTAACACCAGGTTGCAACTCACCTGTGAAGCGCACTAATACGGATTCAGGCATGTCGAGGGGCATAATGCCCAAGGCGGCGGCGAAGGCGACTAGTCCTGAACCTGCGGGGAAGGAAATACCCAAGGGAAAACGAGTATGGGAATCGCCACCAGTGCCGACTGTATCGGGCAAGAGCATTCTATTTAACCAAGAATGGATAATGCCATCATTGGGACGCAGCGCCACACCTGCACGGGTTGCAAAGAAATCAGGAAGTTCTTTATGGGTTTTGATGTCGGTGGGTTTAGGATAGGCGGCTGTGTGGCAAAAGCTCTGAAGCACTAAGTCAGCGCTAAATCCTAAACAGGCGAGTTCCTGCAACTCGTCACGGGTCATTGGGCCAGTTGTATCTTGAGAACCAACGGTCGTCATCAACGGTTCACAGGAAGTATAGGGGCGGACACCAGCGACACCACAAGCTTTGCCCACCATTTTTTGAGCGAGGGTGTAACCTTTACCTGTGTCGGTAGGTGTGGAGGGAAGAATGAAAATATCGCTGGCGGGTAAACCGATCGCTTGACGAGTTTTGGCAGTGAGGCTGCGACCGATCAATAGAGGAATTCTGCCACCAGCACGAACTTCGTCGGCGATCGTGTCAGGAGTGAGGCTAAATGTGGAAATCGTTTCGCCTGCGGAGTTAGTGATTTTGCCTGCACGAGTATGGATCGTGATCACATCGCCTGTTTCTAATTTAGAGACATCGCATTGAATCGGCAAAGCCCCAGCATCTTCAGCAGTATTAAAGAAAATCGGAGCGATCGTGCTTCCGAGAATCACACCGCCCGATCGCTTATTGGGGATAAAGGGAATATCGTTGCCAATGTGCCACAACACCGAGTTAATCGCTGATTTGCGAGAAGAACCTGTTCCCACAACATCGCCGACAAAGGCGACAGGATGACCTTTTTCTTTGAGTTCAGCAATGGTTTTCAGACCAGTGGGCATCATTGATTCCAACATGCAGAGCGCATGGAGGGGAATGTCAGGACGTGAGAAGGCTTGAGATGCAGGTGAAAAGTCATCGGTATTGATTTCGCCTGTGACTTTAAATACGGTCACGGTCACAGTTTCAGGCAAGGCAGGGCGACTGGTAAACCATTCTGCTGCTGCCCATGACTCGATTACGCTTCTGGCTCTAGCATTAGTCTTGGATAATTCCAAAACTTGATTGAAGGCATCAAATACCAGCAAAGTCTTTTTGAGAGCAGTTGCGGCAAGATCTCCTAAATCATCATTCTCTAGCAAATTGATGAGGGTATGCACGTTATAGCCGCCGACCATAGTGCCGAGCAATTCCACAGCTCTTGACGGTGTAACTAAAGGTGATGTCAATTCACCTTTAGCGATCGCAGTTAGCCATCCTGCTTTGACATAGGCAGCCTGATCGACTCCTGGGGGAATGCGATCGCGCAGTAACGATAGTAAAAACTCCTCTTCACCTGCTGGAGGCTTTTGCAATAAATCACAAAGTGCCGAAGCTTGCTGGGCATTCAAGGGCAGAGGGGGAATCCCTTGCTGGGCGCGTTCGGCAACATGGTCACGGTAGGCTGATAACATACGTCGTTATTTCTGATTCTGTAATTTGAGATATGGCAGATTGCGAGAGTTAAGTACCTCGGCACAATTAAAAAGTCAGAGCCAAAAATCTACACCGCCCGCACAGCGGGCGGTGCAGATTTTTGGGTTCTAGCTATTTATGACCATTTGGGGCACACTCTCATAATCTGCTGAGGATAGCTATATTATTGATCCTATTAAACTTTGGCGCGGAAATTATGTTTACGTTGACATGTTTTAGGTTTTGCAGAGATTGGGATTCAAAGTAAAATGAAAACTTGTGCCAGATGAACAAGATAAATCTAAGCTAGCTCGCAATTGTTGAGTCATAATACGTACCAGTCTTAAACCAAGAGAAGCAGTTGCTTTAAAGTCAATATTCTCAGGAATCCCAACTCCATTATCACGAATGATTAAATGCAAGTTGTCATCATCCAGCGATTTATATAAAATCACTTCAATTAAGCCTGTATTATTATTTGGGAATGCATATTTAAAAGCATTTGTTAATATTTCATTGACTATTAATCCTATGGAAATTGCCGTATCAATATTCAATTGAGTTGGCTTAATATCTAGCTTTAATTCAACTTGGCTAGTATTAAAACTTGTAGAACTATAGAGATTACCAACTAGACGCTGTAGATATTCACAAAAATCAACCTTATCCACATCATGAGATTGATATAATTGCTCATGAATTAACGACATTGTATGAATACGTCGTTGGCTATCGGAAATTGCTCTCAAAGCTTCTGCATCATTTATATAACGAGCTTGCATTGATAGCAAGCTATCAACTACACTAAGATTGTTTTTAACCCGATGATGTACTTCTCTTAATAGTACCTCTTTGTCCGCAAGTGAAGATTGCAAACTTGATTCAACTTCTTTTAACTTCGTGATATCAGATGCCGCACCAATTGTTTGTTTAACAGTACCATCTGCATTACGAAAAAAAACAGTTTCTTGACTATAAAACCATTTCCACTTGCCATGAATATCTCGCATTCGATATTCAAAGAGAAACAAATCTTCAGGATTTTCTTCCAGTCTTCTATTCTGAATAAGTTCGTAATGCTCTTTTACTCTTTTTAAATCATCAGGATGAATAACTTTATTTAGTAGTAAGTTACCCATTGACTGAATCTCTGAGGGAGTATATCCCAAAAGGTGAGTAATAGCTTGATTGCAGTATATATTGCGATGTTCTTCGATATCGTAAATATAGAGAATGTTAGGAGTGGTATCGGCAATTCGTTGAATAAATTGTTGACTGCTTTTAAGAGCGAGTTCTGCTTGCTTGCGGGTTAGCGCGATCGCAACATAAGTAACAATTGTCTGTGTTAACTGGACTTCTTCTTCTGTAAATTGCCTTGGTACATCAAAATACGCGACAATATCCCCCAAATGACGACGTTCGTATTCTAGTGGAAATACTGCTATGGCTCCAATACTCTCAGCTTGGCATATACTTTGTAAGATGCGATCGCTAGGAAGTATTGCGCAGTAAGGAAAAGGTCTGAATGTGAGTTCAATTTGATGAGATAAAGCTCCAAAGAATGCTTCAATAGATTGCTTGTAGTCTTGACTAATTCCTACTGATTCCAGATATTTTAAACAATGATTAGAGTCTTTAGCAATTACGGCCGAACGCGAAGTTCGTAGAGCGGTACAGATTCCATTTATCGCAATTTGATAAATTTCATTAACTGATTGCGCAGAATTTAAGGCTGATACAAAGTCGTACATCAGTCTTAAGCGATTGAGCTGCAAATTCAAGCGATCTTCTGTCAGTTGTTGATCTGCGATCGTTTGGACTAATTGAAGATTAACTTCTTTGAGTTCTGTCCCTACTTTAGCCATGAGCATTACCTCCGACGATCGCATTCTTAATTCTTAAGCTTGGCGAACCACAACCAACCGCTAAGCCACTTTGCCCTCCTTTGCCACAACCGCCTGACTCGTCCCATGCAAAGTCATTGCCAATCGCCTCAATATCTTGCAATGTCTCAAAAGCATTTCCTGAAAGCGTAACATCTTTGACAGGCTCAGCGATTTTACCATTGCGAATCATCCACGCTTCACCTGCGGTAAAGGTAAACATCTCTCCATTAGTCATCCCGCCTTGCCAGTTTTTGGCATATACACCAAGCGGAATATCGTTAAACAAATCGACGACAGATGTTTGACCTCGCCCAATCCAAGTATTCGTCATTCTCACGATTGGTGGATAATGATAATCCAAACATCGCGCATTACCAGTTACTGTTTCACCCAATTTACCTGCCGTCTCCCGCGAGTGTAATCTTCCAACTAATACACCATCTGCGATTAACTGGGTTGTCGTCGCAGGCACACCTTCATCGTCATAAATATAACTACCGCGATGGTCAGCAGTAGCAGCTCCGTCAAAAATTTGTAAATCAGTCGAGCCAAATCTTCTCCCAATGCTCATGGTTTCTAACATGTCAGGATTTTCATAGAGCATATCCGCTTCTGAGAGATGCCCAAATGCTTCATGCACAAACAATCCTGCCAAAATCGGATCAATCACTACTGTGTAAGTATTACCTTGCACAGTAGGTAAATCTAGCGCACTGACAGCGCGTTGAGCCGCACCAATTACTTGTTGATCCAAATTGAGCAAATCCCTATAAGCCATTCTTGAGCCGAAAGTTTCGCGACCAGTTTGGATTGTTTCCCCATCCCTTGCGATCGCGGAGCATCGTAATTCCCAGTCAGCCCATTCTTGCTCGATCATCGTACCTTCGGATGTAGCAAAGACTACCTGCTGCGTGCAGTCTCCATAGCGGACGGCGGTACTAACTACGCGATCAGAAACCGATCGCAAAATATCTGTGTAGTGAGCGCACAAATTCTTTTTATCAATGAGTTCAATTTGATGCGGATTTTCTTTAATTAGCGATACCTTCGCTTGTACAGGCTCGACGACCGCAAGCTCTGTTTCTTCATTGCCAACCCATTTTGCCGCTGCGATCGCTTCTTGTAGTTTAGCTTCTAAACTATGTAGATCATTAAAACTTGCAAATCCCCACCCACCTCGATGGCAAGCTCTCACTTGACCACCAATCGAAATACCCGTACTCAAAGTTTCAACTTTACCACTGCGTAAAAAAATATCCACCCCTTGCGATCGCTCTAACCGAATCGCAAAAAAATCGACATGGGGTTTATATTTTTGTACTAAGCTCGAAATTTCCTCTTTAAATTGCCATATGTTCATATATCAAGCTCACAAGAAAAGCTTTTTATGCATTTTAATTGAAATTATCGCACAAAAAAATCATTTTAGTGGATAAATAATGTTTGCCCTATGCAATTCTAAATTATGCAACCGATTTTGTTTTTTAGCACCTACGGTGCTAAAAAACAAAATCGGCTTTGAGGGAAGTTTGCCGATGGAGAACTTCCCTCAAAGCCGATTTTAAAAATGAGAATTGTTAATTTGCTATACAGTAATCCTGCTTATGAAACTAATCCTGAGTTTTCTCGCGCCGCAGGTACTGGCAAACTAATTTTTAAAGTGAGAATTGCTGTCGGCAACAAATATAAATTGCCAATTGAGTACTTCTATGATATATATCTTAGCCTAAATTCCCTAAATGAATTGCACCTATGAATGCCACAGTAAATGCACTCGCGAATGCCTCAGAAGACATGACAGCCAACCTTCAGAAGGAAATTAATTTACTTAAGGTTGATCTAGAACAAAAGGATCTGTTAGTACAGCAGCTTTCTGAAGAGCTTTTTCGTTTGGTAAAGGGAAATACAGCCTTTTTGCCAAATGCGGAGGTACATGAGCATCATTCAGAAGAGATGCGCTGTTTGGCAGAAAAGCTGGCAATGGTCGAAAATCAATTAGTTTTGTCTCAAGCCCTAATCCAAGATCGAGATCGCGAAACCTTAGAATTGCGTCACACCATCCAAGAAATGAGCGATCGCAATCGGATGCTAGAGCAAGTAGTACAGGAGTTACCAAATATTTATCGCGCAAAGTTTGCCGAACGGATTGTTCCAATCAAACAAAAGATTGAAGCACTGCAAAAAGAAAACCGCCAATTGCATATTGAGCTGCAAAGCCTCAGTTTCCGTCTCTCAGGTCGTACCCGCCGTCCTGCGGCTCAACAACGCCTTGAACTACCCAGAGTTATACCTGCACTAGGCTAAAGAGAACCCAAATAAAGAAAGGCGGCGCTTCGCGCCGCCTTTCTTTATTTGGGTTTTAGGCAATACTTTGGTTAAAAACTTTAGTTTGGAATAATTGGCAAGTAGGAGAGAGCACCCAAAAACCTCGGTGGTTTCTTGAAAAAGAAAAGGGGCGACGATGCGCCCCTTTTTCTTTAAAGCAGCTCTTTGAGCTTCACTTGATATTCTTCAGGAGTAATACTTCCTGCTTTCAGTTCCTCATTTAGCAACTGAACTTGAGGCTCGATCGCTTGTTTTTTCGCCGCAATTTCATCAGCTTTGGTTTTGTAAACAGCTTCACCCTCTTTCTTCGCTTGCTTAAAAGCTTGGCGGAGACTAAAGGTATCCATCTCGCCACCAGATGCATAGTATTCGTTGGCAACTTTGCCAAGCGCCCATGTACTTGCATAAGCAGTAGTTGCACCAACTACCATGCCAAAAACAGGAACAAGTTTAGCGAGATTACTAACTGCGATCCTTGTACCCGTAATTCCTAAACTCCCGAATAGAGCTTTACGAAGATTTTCGTTGGCGCGATCGTAACCCCAGCTTTGACCGATCGCTTGAGCGAGATCAAGTTGATTCCAATAGATCAACATATCGAAGGCGATCGCGATCCCAGGAATGGGGAAAGCACCTAAAACTGCGTTCAAAAAACAAGCATCAGTAGTTGCACTCTCAACCTCAGTAGCCCGTTTATCAGGATCATCGATTTGACGCACCTGTTCCGAGATAGAAGATTTGGTGGAGCGACGCTCTAGGGTCTCCAGCCATTCTTGTTTGCCCCAAAGCCTAGAACTCGTGAAAGTTGCACCAATTTTATCTAAAAGCTCTTTTTCTTCTGAACTGCACTCACCATCGATATTTGCCATCGCATAGGCAGACTGATAAACCATCTCCTGCGCGATCTCGCTGGTGATTTGGGTCAATAATGTATCGATTGGCTCATCTTCTTCATTCAAGAGGCGATCAACGGTAACGCCTTCAGGTAGATGGATTTCTTCAAAAGTATCGGCAAGACTGGAAAACTCTTCTTCAAGCAGTTTACCGTCGGCTTTTGCCATGCTTACCAAAACCTTAAAGCTTGCCAAAACTTCTTGCTGATTGACTACGGACATCGAAGGCTTTCTCCTTTCCAGAAATTATCAATGATGGTAACAGCGATCGCGATCTAAGTTTGTATAAAGCTAGTCTAAGAGAGTACGCCCTTTCGTCGCATAGTCTCACAAACTATTTAGGTTTGCTATAGACAAGAAACTATATTGTAAACTTATTTTAACTAACGTTAGCAATCACACTTAAGCCTGCTGTAACCAAAGTCAATGCAACCAACCGATCCGAAAAAATTTACCGAAAAAGCATGGGAAGCGATCGTCAAGTCGCAAGAGGTCGCAAGGCGATCGCAGCATCAACAACTTGAAGTCGAGCATTTGCTGATGGCGCTCTTGGAGCAAGAAGATGGCTTAACCACAAATGTATTTGCGGCGATGTCTGTACCAATGGCGCGGGCGCGGCGACAGGTTGAAGAATTTTTGCGACGACAGGCTCGTGTGGCGAGTCCAGAGCAGTTGTATTTGGGGCGCAGCTTGGAGGTATGGCTCGATCGTGCTGAGGAGAGTCGCAAGGGCTTTGGTGATGACTTTATGGCAGTTGAGCATATGCTGCTGGGCTTAGCCGATGACGATCGCATCGGTAAGCGGCTATATCGGGATTTAAGCATTGATCGCAAAAAATTAGAAGAAACAATCAAATCACTACGGGGTAGCCAGACCATCACCGATCAAAATCCTGAAGCAAAGTATGCGGCTTTGGAAAAATATGGTCGCGATCTTACAGAACAGGCGAAGCAAGGCAAACTCGATCCTGTGATTGGTCGTGACGATGAGATTCGGCGGGTGGTGCAGGTATTATCGCGGCGGACTAAAAACAATCCTGTGTTGATTGGTGAACCAGGGGTTGGTAAAACAGCGATCGCAGAAGGACTTGCCCAGCGTATTATTCGTGGCGACGTACCAGAATCTCTCAAAGACCGCACAATTATTAGCATGGACATGGGGTCGCTGATTGCAGGGGCAAAATATCGGGGGGAATTTGAAGATCGCCTGAAAGCAGTTCTAAAAGAAGTTCTCAATTCCGATGGTAAAATAGTGCTATTCATTGATGAATTGCATACTGTGGTGGGTGCAGGAGCCACACAGCAGGGCGCAATGGATGCAGGAAATATTCTCAAGCCGATGTTAGCACGGGGTGAATTGCGCTGTATTGGAGCAACGACCTTAGATGAATATCGTCAATACATAGAGAAAGATGCAGCTCTAGAGCGTCGTTTTCAGCAAGTTTTAATCGAGCAGCCGACAGTCGAAGATACAATTTCGATTTTGCGTGGTTTAAAAGAGCGCTACGAATTACACCATGGCGTAACTATTTCTGATTCAGCGCTAGTAGCAGCGGCGACTCTCTCTAATCGCTATATTACCGATCGTTTTTTGCCAGATAAAGCGATCGATCTTGTGGATGAATCAGCAGCCAAATTAAAAATGGAAATGGATTCCCGACCACTAGAGCTAGATGAAATTGATCGTCGGATCAGACAGCTAGAGATGGAAAGATTTTCTTTGCAAAAAGAAAAAGATGCCACCGCAGTCGAACGAATGGAAGCAGATGGCAAAGTAGTCTATAAGAACAAGAGCAGCAAAGCCGTACAGGATCGACTAGAACGCCTTGACAATGAGATGAATGAATTAAGCGATCGCTTTACCAGTCTCAATGATCGTT
The Pseudanabaena sp. BC1403 genome window above contains:
- the acnB gene encoding bifunctional aconitate hydratase 2/2-methylisocitrate dehydratase, whose product is MLSAYRDHVAERAQQGIPPLPLNAQQASALCDLLQKPPAGEEEFLLSLLRDRIPPGVDQAAYVKAGWLTAIAKGELTSPLVTPSRAVELLGTMVGGYNVHTLINLLENDDLGDLAATALKKTLLVFDAFNQVLELSKTNARARSVIESWAAAEWFTSRPALPETVTVTVFKVTGEINTDDFSPASQAFSRPDIPLHALCMLESMMPTGLKTIAELKEKGHPVAFVGDVVGTGSSRKSAINSVLWHIGNDIPFIPNKRSGGVILGSTIAPIFFNTAEDAGALPIQCDVSKLETGDVITIHTRAGKITNSAGETISTFSLTPDTIADEVRAGGRIPLLIGRSLTAKTRQAIGLPASDIFILPSTPTDTGKGYTLAQKMVGKACGVAGVRPYTSCEPLMTTVGSQDTTGPMTRDELQELACLGFSADLVLQSFCHTAAYPKPTDIKTHKELPDFFATRAGVALRPNDGIIHSWLNRMLLPDTVGTGGDSHTRFPLGISFPAGSGLVAFAAALGIMPLDMPESVLVRFTGELQPGVTLRDVVNAIPYIAIQKGLLTVEKKNKKNVFAGRIMEIEGLPDLKVEQAFELTDATAERSCSGSTIKLSTETVAEYLRSNVALMKNMIARGYSDAKTLLRRIAKMEEWLANPVLMEADPDAEYAEIIEIDLNEIKEPIVAAPNDPDNVKLLSEVAGDRVDEVFIGSCMTNIGHYRAAAKVLEKEAAVKARLWIAPPTRMDEFQLKEEGIYSTFGVAGARTEVPGCSLCMGNQARVADGATVFSTSTRNFNNRMGKDAQVYLGSAELAAVCALLGKIPTVEEYQAIVTRKIDPFASELYRYLNFDQISNFEDQGRVIALEDMPRIEDILGMPVAAK
- a CDS encoding sensor histidine kinase, which codes for MAKVGTELKEVNLQLVQTIADQQLTEDRLNLQLNRLRLMYDFVSALNSAQSVNEIYQIAINGICTALRTSRSAVIAKDSNHCLKYLESVGISQDYKQSIEAFFGALSHQIELTFRPFPYCAILPSDRILQSICQAESIGAIAVFPLEYERRHLGDIVAYFDVPRQFTEEEVQLTQTIVTYVAIALTRKQAELALKSSQQFIQRIADTTPNILYIYDIEEHRNIYCNQAITHLLGYTPSEIQSMGNLLLNKVIHPDDLKRVKEHYELIQNRRLEENPEDLFLFEYRMRDIHGKWKWFYSQETVFFRNADGTVKQTIGAASDITKLKEVESSLQSSLADKEVLLREVHHRVKNNLSVVDSLLSMQARYINDAEALRAISDSQRRIHTMSLIHEQLYQSHDVDKVDFCEYLQRLVGNLYSSTSFNTSQVELKLDIKPTQLNIDTAISIGLIVNEILTNAFKYAFPNNNTGLIEVILYKSLDDDNLHLIIRDNGVGIPENIDFKATASLGLRLVRIMTQQLRASLDLSCSSGTSFHFTLNPNLCKT
- a CDS encoding TldD/PmbA family protein translates to MNIWQFKEEISSLVQKYKPHVDFFAIRLERSQGVDIFLRSGKVETLSTGISIGGQVRACHRGGWGFASFNDLHSLEAKLQEAIAAAKWVGNEETELAVVEPVQAKVSLIKENPHQIELIDKKNLCAHYTDILRSVSDRVVSTAVRYGDCTQQVVFATSEGTMIEQEWADWELRCSAIARDGETIQTGRETFGSRMAYRDLLNLDQQVIGAAQRAVSALDLPTVQGNTYTVVIDPILAGLFVHEAFGHLSEADMLYENPDMLETMSIGRRFGSTDLQIFDGAATADHRGSYIYDDEGVPATTTQLIADGVLVGRLHSRETAGKLGETVTGNARCLDYHYPPIVRMTNTWIGRGQTSVVDLFNDIPLGVYAKNWQGGMTNGEMFTFTAGEAWMIRNGKIAEPVKDVTLSGNAFETLQDIEAIGNDFAWDESGGCGKGGQSGLAVGCGSPSLRIKNAIVGGNAHG
- a CDS encoding Npun_F5560 family protein: MNATVNALANASEDMTANLQKEINLLKVDLEQKDLLVQQLSEELFRLVKGNTAFLPNAEVHEHHSEEMRCLAEKLAMVENQLVLSQALIQDRDRETLELRHTIQEMSDRNRMLEQVVQELPNIYRAKFAERIVPIKQKIEALQKENRQLHIELQSLSFRLSGRTRRPAAQQRLELPRVIPALG
- the clpB gene encoding ATP-dependent chaperone ClpB, which codes for MQPTDPKKFTEKAWEAIVKSQEVARRSQHQQLEVEHLLMALLEQEDGLTTNVFAAMSVPMARARRQVEEFLRRQARVASPEQLYLGRSLEVWLDRAEESRKGFGDDFMAVEHMLLGLADDDRIGKRLYRDLSIDRKKLEETIKSLRGSQTITDQNPEAKYAALEKYGRDLTEQAKQGKLDPVIGRDDEIRRVVQVLSRRTKNNPVLIGEPGVGKTAIAEGLAQRIIRGDVPESLKDRTIISMDMGSLIAGAKYRGEFEDRLKAVLKEVLNSDGKIVLFIDELHTVVGAGATQQGAMDAGNILKPMLARGELRCIGATTLDEYRQYIEKDAALERRFQQVLIEQPTVEDTISILRGLKERYELHHGVTISDSALVAAATLSNRYITDRFLPDKAIDLVDESAAKLKMEMDSRPLELDEIDRRIRQLEMERFSLQKEKDATAVERMEADGKVVYKNKSSKAVQDRLERLDNEMNELSDRFTSLNDRWQLEKDAVTNLRSLKEQIDQTKQQIDQMEREFNLNKAAELKYGKLTELEKNLDEAELEISLAGSEGSLSREQVTEDDIAEIVARWTGIPLNKLLLSERQKLLTLEKHLHDRVIGQEEAVTSVASAIRRARAGMNDPNRPIGSFLFLGPTGVGKTELARTLAEFLFDSDASMVRIDMSEYMEKHSVSRLIGAPPGYVGYEEGGQFSEAVRRHPYSVVLFDEVEKAHPDVFNILLQVLDDGRITDSQGRLVDCKNTVIIMTSNIGSDRILEVSKDLSSDLDGDSRYDEMRDKVLDVLRNHFRPEFLNRIDETVIFHALRRNEIRSIAALQIKRIENRLSDRKISLKLSEEAKDYIAAVGYDPSYGARPLKRAIQREIENPIANKILEGTFAEGHQISITVEDDKLVFS